A single region of the Roseofilum capinflatum BLCC-M114 genome encodes:
- a CDS encoding SagB/ThcOx family dehydrogenase codes for MSPSNSSSDSIAQHYHQRTKYDPETISQKNQGLNWDDQPIPFKEYKLGTALDLKPYLSPDSSEGDWQNLSRFLLCSYGITARVPTLMGESFYLRSSPSAGGLYPAEVYLISQGTSLLKPGLYNYQCKTHSLLHYWDNPVWESLQTACFNHPALNQTSLAIALTAIFYRSSWRYQDRAYRRICLDSGHLLGNLELAGAMYGYRPYLIGGFTDDRINELLYLDPETEGTLAILPLVPYTKPDIPPPSPPSALPSETQTDYPPLPEGKLLQYLHQSTCIPKTPPPKPDPTPPELEDKYNFPFCLKVSTTSRPLNLGDLGTTPPRATDEAPSLENTILQRRSTRSYTGADLSLAELQALLDFTYQPQHYQDQYLDPTPDYFDLSLLETFIAVSGVNGLEEGCYYYAPRAQELRQIRFKNFRRELHYLCLGQDLGRDAAAIIFHTADLEKAVAKYGDRVYRYLHMDAGHLGQRLNLAAIHLGLGVSGIGGFFDDQVNEVLGIPVDEAVIYITTLGRPRRSG; via the coding sequence ATGTCTCCATCTAACTCTTCTTCCGACTCCATCGCCCAACACTATCATCAGCGCACCAAATACGACCCGGAAACCATTAGTCAAAAAAATCAAGGACTCAACTGGGACGATCAACCCATTCCCTTCAAAGAGTATAAACTAGGAACCGCCCTTGACCTCAAACCCTATCTGAGTCCCGATAGCTCAGAGGGAGACTGGCAAAACCTATCCCGCTTTCTCCTCTGTAGCTACGGCATTACTGCCAGAGTTCCCACCCTCATGGGTGAATCCTTCTACCTGCGTTCCTCCCCGTCTGCGGGCGGCTTATATCCAGCCGAAGTCTATCTAATCTCCCAAGGCACATCCCTGCTCAAACCCGGCCTCTATAACTATCAGTGCAAAACCCACAGCTTACTGCACTATTGGGATAACCCCGTTTGGGAGAGCCTACAAACTGCCTGTTTTAACCATCCTGCCTTAAACCAAACCTCCCTGGCGATCGCCCTCACCGCCATCTTTTACCGCTCCTCCTGGCGCTATCAAGACCGGGCCTACCGGCGAATATGCCTCGATAGCGGCCATCTTTTGGGCAACCTGGAACTCGCCGGAGCCATGTATGGATACCGTCCCTATCTCATCGGCGGATTTACGGACGATCGCATCAACGAACTGCTCTATCTCGATCCCGAAACCGAAGGAACCCTCGCCATCCTTCCCCTAGTCCCCTACACCAAACCCGACATTCCCCCCCCTTCTCCTCCCAGCGCCCTCCCCTCCGAGACACAAACCGACTATCCTCCCCTTCCGGAAGGCAAACTCCTACAATACCTCCATCAAAGCACCTGCATCCCTAAAACCCCTCCCCCCAAACCCGATCCCACTCCCCCAGAGTTAGAGGATAAATACAATTTTCCCTTTTGCTTAAAAGTCTCTACCACCAGCCGACCTCTCAACCTGGGAGACTTAGGGACTACGCCCCCTCGGGCCACGGATGAAGCTCCCTCCCTAGAAAACACCATCCTCCAGCGTCGCTCCACCCGTTCCTATACCGGAGCCGACCTTTCCTTAGCCGAATTACAAGCCCTCTTAGACTTTACCTATCAACCCCAACACTATCAAGACCAGTATCTCGATCCCACTCCTGACTATTTTGACCTCAGTTTATTAGAAACCTTTATCGCCGTTTCTGGGGTGAATGGACTCGAAGAAGGCTGTTATTACTACGCTCCCAGAGCGCAAGAACTGCGGCAAATTCGCTTTAAAAACTTCCGCCGAGAGCTGCATTATCTGTGCTTGGGACAAGATTTAGGTCGAGATGCAGCCGCGATCATTTTTCATACCGCCGACCTAGAAAAAGCCGTAGCAAAATATGGCGATCGCGTTTATCGTTACCTGCATATGGATGCTGGCCATCTCGGACAACGGCTCAACCTTGCCGCTATCCACCTTGGCTTAGGAGTCAGTGGCATTGGCGGCTTTTTTGACGATCAAGTGAATGAAGTCCTAGGCATTCCCGTAGATGAAGCCGTCATCTATATCACTACTCTAGGCCGTCCCCGGCGATCGGGTTAA